The nucleotide sequence GGCACATGCTGGGCACGGTGTTTGGGCTGCTCATTTTCGGCACGATCCAATCAGTGCTCCTTTTTGACGGACGCCTCAGCCCCTGGTGGGCGCGGATCCTGGTGGGCGTGCTGCTGCTGGCGTTCATCCTTCTTCAGCGCGGGTTGGTGCGGGCGGTGGGGAAAGGGAAGTAAGCAGGAGGGCCCGGCCGGAGCCGGGCCGCGGTCCAGCGGGAGCTGGACCCTCCATTCTATTGGAGCGGCCCGCAGGGACGCGGGCCCTCCAGGCTCATACCGGACGCCCCTTCCTAACTGACTTTGCGATGGGCCATCCTGTAGGGCGGGGTCGCCGAACCCCGCCTTCGTGCGCAAACACTGCCGTGTTCGAGGCGGGGTTCGGCGACCCCGCCCTACAGTTACTTTAGCGGCAGCTCGAAGACGGCGGCGCTCAGGGCCGGGACTTGTAGGAGCGAGGCCTTGGCGTCCGTGCGCTGGATGTCGACTACGCGCGGCTTGCCCGGTGAGTTGTGCGACTCGGCAGTCGGCCCGCTGATGTGCCAGCGGGTGGCCGGACCGGCGAAGGTCATGCCGGCGGGGGTCACCTTCACCTCGATGGCTTCGGTGCCCGGGTTGACCACGCCGACGGTCAGCGTCTTGCCGTCCTGGGTGAGCGCGGCCATCACATCCGCCGGGGAGGCGTCGGCGGTCACGATCAGCGGGGTCTGGCCGAACTTCTCGCGGTAGAGCTGGAGCACGAGGCCGGTGGTTTCCATCTCAGCGGCGACCTTGCTGGTCTTGATGGCGCCGATGACGTTCACCGTCTGGGCGTAGTGGGCCATCTGGATGAGGTCGCTCTGGCGGAAGAACTCGTGGAGACCGGCGGCGATGCCGAGGCCGTCCTGCAGCTCATACACGCAGCCGAGCTCGCCGTAGGCGTACTCGCGGTGCCAGTAGTTCCATTCGTCCATCGCGACCGGCATGAGCTTGCCCTTGAGATTCGGCAGGCTGGCCTGGAGCTTGCGGTGGCCGTCGGCTTTGGCGCGGATGGCCTCGCGGACCAGGCCGACATGGGTGGCCACATCGGTGCGGCCGTTCTTGCTCCACGGCGTGCGGCCCACGTAAAAGTGCTCCGAGAGATAATTCATGTGCTCGGCGCACTCCTCGAGCATGATGTGGGAGCAGGTCTTGCCGGAGCGCACCTGGGCGGGATCGTGGTCCTTGTTGATGGTGGTGAGGTCACCGACGGCGACGAGCTGCAGCGTGGGGTCGACCTTCCACATGTATTGGGCGACCTCGTTGTGCTTCAGCGTGTAGTGCTGCATCTGCATGAAGCCGAGCTGCCAGGGGCCAAACATCTCGTTGCCGACGCACCAGTATTTCACGCCGTAGGGCTGCGCGTTGCCGTTCTTGGCGCGCCAGCCGCCGGCGACCGTGTCGGTCGAGCCGTTGGTGTACTCCACCCACTGGGCGGCCGAGTAGGCGTCGCCGAAGCCGGTGTTGGCGGCGATCATCGGCTCGGTGCCGATCTCGCGGGCGAAGACCATGAACTCATCGGTGCCGAAATCGTTGTGCTCGACGCCGGTCCAGGCCGGGTTCTTGCGGGGCGGGCGGCGGTCGCGATCACCGATGCCGTCGCGCCAGTCGTAGCCACTCACGAAGTTGCCGCCCGGCCAGCGGTAGACGGTGCCCTTGAGCTGCTTCAGGAGCGCGAGGGTATCGCGGCGCATGCCCTTGAAATTGTCGGACGGCATGATCGACGGCGGCCCGAGGAGGACGTCGCCACCCAGGACGCGGAGCTCGAGCAGCGCGCCTTTCTCAGAGCCGGCGGCGGGCGTGAGGGCGAAAGTCTGCTTGGAGTAGTCGTTGCCCTGGAAGGAAAGCTTGGTCGAGGCGCGGTCAGCCGCACCCTCGCCCCAGACGAGGGTCACCTCGATCTCAGCCGCGCCGGAGAGGGGTTTGGCCCAGACGTAGCCGTCGTAGCGGAGACCGGCCTTCACGCCGAGGTCACGCTGGCGGAGGCCGGCGCCGGCGTTAACCCGGGGTGAGTGGTTGCCGACGAAGGCGCCTTCCTTGACCATGGAGACGGCGGAGGCGTCACCGATGATCTGCCAGGGCGAGGCGCCGACGACCGGGAAGCCGCGCTCGACGACCTCGCCCGGGAAGTCGGCGTTGATGATGGCGCGGTAGGGCGCGTATTTCTCGGTGATGGGGAAATAGAATTTCCGGTCCTCGAGCATCTCGGCCCAGATGCCGCCGTAGATGCAGCGGCCCATGTGCTCGATGAACTGGCCGTAGATGAAGGGATTGATGGGCGCGCCGGTCTGGGCGGCGTCGACCTTCACCTCGATCGGGGCGGCGCGGAGCGCGGCGGAGGGGAGGACAAGCATGGCGACAAGCAAGGACAGGGTCGGTGATTTCATGGGGTAAGAAACAGAGGGTAGACTACGGGGTCAGATAAGAATCGTGAAACGGCGAATCGCGAGCGGGATTGGGCGGGGAATCACGTGACCGTAAAGTGGGCGAAACGACCCGGGGCCTCGCGCGAAGGACGCGGAGGGCGCGAAGAGATCCAACCTTGGCGAACGTGGCGCCCTTGGCGCGAGGCCGGTTCGATAAATCAGGGGGGCGGGTCCGGTCCCCTAGCCGGGATTACTGCAGCTTCGAGAAATCCACCGGGGCCAGGAAGACGGAGGCCGGCGGGCTGACCAGAATGGGGCCGGCCTGCTCGGACGCGGTGCGGGCCTTGACCCAATCGGGATCCTGGCGGAAGCCGTCGAAGGAGGCCTTGGCCGCGTCCACGCTCTGGTGCGCGAGGAGGTAAACCAGGGTCTTGCCGGCACCCTTGTCGGCGTCGGTCGGGTGCCAGTACGGGAGATTGGTCATGCCGTGCTTGGCGAAGAGCTTGAGGGTGTGATCGCGGAAACGGGCATCGAGGGTGGCGAGTTTGCCCTCGTTGCACACGTAGGTGCGGAGCTCGTAGACATGGGCGCCAGTCAGGGCCGGGACCCCGGGCGAATAATCGGTCTCGGCCAGGTAGGTGGATTCGATGCCCGCCACGATCTTGCCGGCGGCCTCGGAGGCGTCGCGGGCCTTGATCCAGTCGGGGTCGTTGACGAAACCGGTCCACGAGGCCTTGGCGGCGTCGCGGCTGGCGTGCTTCACGACGTAATAGAGCTTGTTCTGGTCCTCGGCCTTTACGGGCAGCCAGTAGCCGATGTTCACCATGCCGTGTTTCTCGAAGAGGGCGCAGGTGTGATCGCGGAAGCGGGCGAGCATGTCGGGCATCTTGCCCGGCAGGACGGTGTAGATGCGCAGCTCGTAGACGGGGGCCGGGGCGTCGGTCCCGGCCACGCCGGGAACCGTGAGAAAGGAGCACATGAGCAGGAGGGAAAAGAGCGATTTCATGGGGTTGGGGATGAGGCACAGAACACGCGAATCACAGAGAAGCCAAGACAGGGTTTGGTCTCACGCAAAGGCGCAAAGACGCGAAGCGAGGCGATCTGACGAACCCACCCGGCCACGGGACGAATAGATTGAAATCCCACTCCCCTCCTTTGCGCCTTAGCGGCTTTGCGTGATAAAATGTATTCCTCTCAGGGCTGCTTCGCCGCCTCGGCCACGGCGTGGAAGGCAGGTTTGGGCTGGAGCTGGCGGTCGAACAGGAGGGGGTGGTTGGTGCGGCCGCGGACGGGCCAGCTGTTCAGCCAGGAATCGCCGTCGGTCACACCCCAGAAGGTCACGCGGTCGACGACATCGGCATGCTTGAGGAACAGCTTGAAGATGTCGGCGTAGCGGCGGGCGAGCTTTTCCTGGATCTCCGCCGGCAGGCCCGCGGTGTAGGGGTCGTTGTCCTCCGTGCGCTTTTCGCGCATGGAGATCTCGGCGCCGCCGACGTTGCGGGGGAGCACCTCGATATCCAGCTCGGTGAAGTGGACCTTCACCCCGGCGTCGCGCAGGGCGACGATGCTCGCCTCGATCTGGGCGATCGTCGGGGTCTCCAGCCGCCAGTGCGCCTGGGAGCCGACGGCGTCGATGCGCAGACCCTTGGCGCGCAGGTCGTGGACGAGCTTGACCACGGAGGCGAGGCGGCCGGGGGTCTCCATGTTATAGTCGTTGTAGAGAAGGGCGATGTGCTTGGGCAGCTCCTCGTTGGCGATCTTGAAGGCCTCGATGACCCACTCGTCGCCGAGGATGCGGCTGAACGACGTCGGGCGGACGGAGCCGTCTTCGACGATGGCCTCGTTGACGACGTCCCAAGCGTCGGTGCTGGGGCCGTAGAGCTTCGCCACGCGCTGCACGCGCTCGCGCATGCGCTTGAGCAAGGCCTCGCGAGCGAGGGGCTGGCCCTCGGTGTCCTCGAACACCCACTTCGGCGTCTGCGCGTGCCAGAACAGCGTGTGCCCGACCATGTACATGTCCTGGGCCTTGCCGTACCCGAAGTAGGCGCCGGCGGGGGCATCATTGTATTCGCCCGGCTGGGGGTTGTAGGGACCCCATTTCATGAGGTTGGTCGAGACGAGGGAATTGAACTGCTGTTTGACCAGCGGCCGCAGCGGGTGGTCGGGCTGCAAGGCGACATCGGCCCCGATGGCGGCGCCGATGAGGAATTTGCCGGCGTAGAGATCCTTGAGGGCGGGCAGCTCCTCGGCGGCGCGGAGGCCGGGGACGGCCAGGGAACACAGGGCGACGAAGGTCAGGAGGGGTTTCATGAGGTAAGGCAGAGCCAAGTCACGCGCCGCAGAAAAACAAGGGGCCGTTCGTACAAACTAGAGACTACCCGGGCGGGGAAGCTCTCACCACCGAGGCACCCGCCGTCGCCTTCCGGCTATGGCGCGGTAAGCGGTTTCCCCGCGGATGACGCAGAGGGGCGCGGATGGAGACAAGGAATTCACCACGAAGGACCGAAAAGTACCTCACCAGGAGTTTAGTCGATCTGCCCTTCGTGTCTTCGTGCCCTCGTGGTGAATGGATTCGGGATCTGCCCAACTTTCAGGTCTCCGGTTTCAGATCTGAGGTCTCTGCTTTCTGGTTTCCGTTTGCGCTCAGCGCCAGCGTCCGCCTAGCTGGCAGTCTCGTCGGGCCGGACGAGGACTAAGAACGAGTCGGTTCAACCGTTGGTTTCGCAGTCATGACCCCCCGTACCCCCACCCTGTCGGTCCTGTCCGTCGCAGGCCTCCTGGCCTCGCTTTTGTCTGTCGCCGTCCCCGCCGCCGAATCCGTCCCCGCCGCGGTGCCGGCCGAGAGCACCCCGGCCGTCGCCATGTTGCTCGCCGACCTTGAGGCCCGCTCGCCCAAGGACTGGAGCGACCAGGGGGCGATCGCGGCGATCAACGCCGAGACCCTGCAACTGGTGGAGAGCAACCGCCTCGCGAGCGGCGAGGACTTTTTCCGCGCTTCCGTCCTGCTGAGCCGGCACCTGGGGGAGTTCCGCACCGGCCGGGCGCAGTATGAATTGCTCCTGGCTGCAGCCGCCAAGGACCACCCGGGCGCAGGGAGCGGCCTGGGCCTGACCTGGGATATCCTCCTGGGACTGATGGGCCGCCCGGTCCGGATCGACGCCCAAAACATGGCCGCCACAAATCCCGCCTTCTACCAGTCGGACCCCGCCCCCGGCTGCATCCAGGCGGTGATGCGCGACCCGGCCGGGGCCCGCGCCAAGCTGGCCGGGCTGGTGGACAACCCCGAGATCAAGGCGATCGTGGACGCCGACCAGGCGGTCCGCCAAACCAACTGGAGCACGTTGAACGAGGAAGAGCGCAAGGCGATCATGACGGGGGACCAGCAGCGCAATGCCCGCATCCGCGCGATCGTCGCCGCGGGCGACGTGCGCACGGCCGATGATTTTGCCCGGGCCGCGCTGGTCATGCAACACAGCGGCCGGTTTGACGGCTATCAGCTCGCCCACGAGCTAGCGGTGTGCTCGCTGCTGCTCGGCGACCGCCGCAGCGGCCGGTGGCTCGTCGCCGCCAGTTACGACCGCCTGCTCCGTTCGGCCGCGCTGGACCAGCGCTTCGGAACACAGATAGGCCCCGCCGGCCCGCCGCGCGTGGATGAGGCCGGCATCAGCGACGCCCAACGCCTGGCCCTCGGCTGCCCCACGTTGGCGGCGGCCCGCACGCGCGGCAGCCAACGTCCCCCCACCCTGGAGGACAAGGACAACACGGTCACCGACCCGCGGACCAAAGTGTCGGTCTCCTACCCGCCGGGCTGGAAACTCGCGCGCAGCTCCCAGGTCGACGCGGCGGCCACGTCCGTCATCTTCCATCATCCGGACCACCCGCAAATCGCCCTCTCACTCTACTACCGCATGCAGCCGCTGGCGTCGGATCCCGCCGGGCCCGAGGCCGCGCTGCGCCAGCAAGCGGCGATCAAGGAGACAGACCGCCGGGGCATGGCGACAGACTACGCCAACGACCCGGCGAGCTTTCGGTACCGGGAGGCCAACGGCCGACCCTGCCTGAGCTGGACCGGCCGCTTCACGCACGAGGGAGCGCCCTGGGCCGAGCAGCTCGTGCGCGTCTCCGGCGCGAACAGCTATGCCCTGATCTTCGTGAAGGTCCCGGCCGCCCAGCTGGAGGCAATGCGCCCCTTGTTGGAAACCATGGCCGACACGCTGCAACTGCCCTGAATACGGTGGTGCAAGCCATGATCCCTTCCCACCGCCGATCAGTCTTCCGCCTTCTGGCCGTTTTTCTCGCCGGCGCGTGCCAAGCGCCTGGCGCCGCGCCGGAGGCCCAGACGGAGATGAGCGTGCAGCTGCCGCCGTTCATTGTGGAGTCCACCATCGGACCGACGTGGCGGTATACGGAGATTCCCCGGTTTGAAATCCTGTCGCGCTGCAACGATGTCACCACGGAGCGCCTGGCGCTGGCCTTCCATCGCGCCAACCAGCTGCTGGAGCTTGTGCTGCCGGAGCGGTTCCAGCTGACGCTCGATGTCCCGCAGGCGCTGATCTTCTACGACGAGAAACTCTGGCCCGTGGCGGAGCAGCAGGCCGTCGCGGCGATGCTGCAGGCTCATCCGCCGGCCCGGCCGGACGGGGTACCCTCGCCCGGCGCGCCGCCGCGCGTCCGCCTCGAGCCGATGACGGGGGCCAAGTTGCTGGCAGCCGACGCCGACCGTCCGGTTGCCGCCGGCAACGCTTTTTTCAGCAATCTCATGCTGACCGACGCCGACGCGATTGTGACCTTCGCCCTGGTCTCGGAAGCCACCATCGACCCGCAGCGGTCCTACCTGACGTCGGCCTATGTCAGCAATCTCCTGCAGAACCGGATTCCTTCCCTGCCCGATTGGTTTACGGCCGGATTCATGCGCCTCTACGATCGCATGGAATTCGCGGACAACACGGTCACGACCAGACC is from Lacunisphaera limnophila and encodes:
- a CDS encoding endo-1,4-beta-xylanase translates to MKPLLTFVALCSLAVPGLRAAEELPALKDLYAGKFLIGAAIGADVALQPDHPLRPLVKQQFNSLVSTNLMKWGPYNPQPGEYNDAPAGAYFGYGKAQDMYMVGHTLFWHAQTPKWVFEDTEGQPLAREALLKRMRERVQRVAKLYGPSTDAWDVVNEAIVEDGSVRPTSFSRILGDEWVIEAFKIANEELPKHIALLYNDYNMETPGRLASVVKLVHDLRAKGLRIDAVGSQAHWRLETPTIAQIEASIVALRDAGVKVHFTELDIEVLPRNVGGAEISMREKRTEDNDPYTAGLPAEIQEKLARRYADIFKLFLKHADVVDRVTFWGVTDGDSWLNSWPVRGRTNHPLLFDRQLQPKPAFHAVAEAAKQP
- a CDS encoding alpha-L-arabinofuranosidase C-terminal domain-containing protein, with the translated sequence MKSPTLSLLVAMLVLPSAALRAAPIEVKVDAAQTGAPINPFIYGQFIEHMGRCIYGGIWAEMLEDRKFYFPITEKYAPYRAIINADFPGEVVERGFPVVGASPWQIIGDASAVSMVKEGAFVGNHSPRVNAGAGLRQRDLGVKAGLRYDGYVWAKPLSGAAEIEVTLVWGEGAADRASTKLSFQGNDYSKQTFALTPAAGSEKGALLELRVLGGDVLLGPPSIMPSDNFKGMRRDTLALLKQLKGTVYRWPGGNFVSGYDWRDGIGDRDRRPPRKNPAWTGVEHNDFGTDEFMVFAREIGTEPMIAANTGFGDAYSAAQWVEYTNGSTDTVAGGWRAKNGNAQPYGVKYWCVGNEMFGPWQLGFMQMQHYTLKHNEVAQYMWKVDPTLQLVAVGDLTTINKDHDPAQVRSGKTCSHIMLEECAEHMNYLSEHFYVGRTPWSKNGRTDVATHVGLVREAIRAKADGHRKLQASLPNLKGKLMPVAMDEWNYWHREYAYGELGCVYELQDGLGIAAGLHEFFRQSDLIQMAHYAQTVNVIGAIKTSKVAAEMETTGLVLQLYREKFGQTPLIVTADASPADVMAALTQDGKTLTVGVVNPGTEAIEVKVTPAGMTFAGPATRWHISGPTAESHNSPGKPRVVDIQRTDAKASLLQVPALSAAVFELPLK
- a CDS encoding NIPSNAP family protein: MKSLFSLLLMCSFLTVPGVAGTDAPAPVYELRIYTVLPGKMPDMLARFRDHTCALFEKHGMVNIGYWLPVKAEDQNKLYYVVKHASRDAAKASWTGFVNDPDWIKARDASEAAGKIVAGIESTYLAETDYSPGVPALTGAHVYELRTYVCNEGKLATLDARFRDHTLKLFAKHGMTNLPYWHPTDADKGAGKTLVYLLAHQSVDAAKASFDGFRQDPDWVKARTASEQAGPILVSPPASVFLAPVDFSKLQ